In candidate division TA06 bacterium, the DNA window CGCACCGGCTTCTTCACCTGTTCTATCAGCAGTTCCTTGATGGTGTCCGGGCTGTGCACTGGTTCGGCCGAGACGTTGGCGATCACCGGACAGGCCGGTTCCTTGAAAACCACCTGGTTCAGGGCCCGCCGCATACCGTATTGGGCGATATCCATCAGTTCCGAGTGGAAGGCGCCAGACACCTCAAGCTGCACCGCCCGCTTGGCCCCCTTGGCCTTGGCCAGCTCCATAGCCTTCTCCACCGCCTTGACCTCGCCCGAGATCACTGTCTGCTCGGCCGAGTTGAAGTTGGCGGCCTCGACGATGCCCGCTTCCCGGGCCTCATAGCATAACTGCTCCACCACCTTGGGTTCCAGCCCCAGGATAGCCGCCATGGTGCCGGGCTGAATCTCGCCGGCGATGGACATCAATGACCCGCGGATCCGCACCAATCTGACGGCGTCCTCAAAGGCCAAAGCCCCGGCCGCCACTAAGGCCGAACACTCGCCCAGGCTGTGCCCGGCGGTGTAATCAAACTTGATGCCCTCTTTTTCAAGGAGCCTGAAAGCGGCTATGGAGTGTATCAAAATGGCCGGCTGGGCATTGTGGGTCATCCGCAATTCGCCGGGCGTGCTCTTGAAGCAGATCTTGGCGATGTCAAATTTCAGGGCCTGGTTGGCCTTTTCGTAAGCCTCCTTGGCCAGCGGATGGTTTTCGTAAAGGTCCTTACCCATGCCCACGTACTGGGCGCCCTGGCCGGGAAATATGAATGCTGTCTTGGACATGTTTACCTCTTTAAATTTATGGGACACTGATGAACACGGATTTTCTATTGTCTACGTTGAAAATAAATACACTTGGATTGCTTCTTCTGCCCAGCATAGATGCCACCTGGCAATGACCAGTAACCCTTTTCTGCCTTCAATTTATTTTGCTTTCTGATTTTGTTTTCTGACTTCAACAGTTACCAGCGTATCAGTGCCGCGCCCCAGGTGAACCCGGCGCCGAAAGCCACCAGCATTATCAGGTCGCCTTTCTTTATCTTTCCGTTCCGCACCGCTTCGTCCATGGCGATGGGTATGGAAGCCGCAGAAGTATTGCCGTATTTCTGGATGTTGATGTATATCTTTTCGTTCCCGGCCCCCAGCCGCTCGGCGATGGCTTTGATGATGCGGATATTGGCCTGGTGGGGAATTAAAAGATTCAGCTGTTCTTTGCCAATCCCGGCGCTTTCCAACGCCTTGGTCGAGGCATCCAGCATGTTCCTCACGGCATGGGGAAATACCTTGTTGCCGGCCATCTTCACACAGTGCATCTTCTCATCCACGGTTTTATGGCTGGCGGGATTCAGCGAGCCACCTCCGGGCATGAAAAGCAGGTCGCCCAGGTTGCCGTCGGCGCCCAGATAGGTGGAAAGTATCCCCCGGTCATCGTCCGCCATCCCCAGCACCGCCGCCCCGGCTCCGTCCCCAAACAACACGCAGGTGCCGCGGTCGGTCCAGTCGGTGATCTTGGTCAGTTCCTCCGCCCCGATTACCAGCACCTTGCGCTTGGGGTCGGCTACTATCAGCGAGCGGGCCAGTTCCAGGCCGTATATAAAACCGGTGCA includes these proteins:
- the fabD gene encoding ACP S-malonyltransferase; this encodes MSKTAFIFPGQGAQYVGMGKDLYENHPLAKEAYEKANQALKFDIAKICFKSTPGELRMTHNAQPAILIHSIAAFRLLEKEGIKFDYTAGHSLGECSALVAAGALAFEDAVRLVRIRGSLMSIAGEIQPGTMAAILGLEPKVVEQLCYEAREAGIVEAANFNSAEQTVISGEVKAVEKAMELAKAKGAKRAVQLEVSGAFHSELMDIAQYGMRRALNQVVFKEPACPVIANVSAEPVHSPDTIKELLIEQVKKPVRWDESVKKMASLGVTTMVECGPGRVLKGLIKRIAPEINVLNVEDSKTLAETLEALKKV
- a CDS encoding ketoacyl-ACP synthase III: MKRIAILGTGSFVPEKILTNADLEKIVETTNEWITQRSGIKERHVSDKKTPTSKLSLEAAKRALESAGIKPEELDFILIGTVTPDMMFPSTACIVQAALGAKNAAAFDLSAGCTGFIYGLELARSLIVADPKRKVLVIGAEELTKITDWTDRGTCVLFGDGAGAAVLGMADDDRGILSTYLGADGNLGDLLFMPGGGSLNPASHKTVDEKMHCVKMAGNKVFPHAVRNMLDASTKALESAGIGKEQLNLLIPHQANIRIIKAIAERLGAGNEKIYINIQKYGNTSAASIPIAMDEAVRNGKIKKGDLIMLVAFGAGFTWGAALIRW